The following coding sequences lie in one Aspergillus puulaauensis MK2 DNA, chromosome 3, nearly complete sequence genomic window:
- a CDS encoding putative NADH-ubiquinone oxidoreductase subunit GRIM-19 (COG:C,D;~EggNog:ENOG410PRI3;~InterPro:IPR009346;~PFAM:PF06212;~TransMembrane:1 (o24-43i)) gives MPQDMPPAGGYRQVQYKRNVPARGFRPITYLVGMHLFMAYGYYKLFHGIREQNELAREKIWGRLHILPLLQAEEDRDQARRYFSDKAREQQLLGGETKVYNSDRFVRPTYAYTPSKVMN, from the exons ATGCCTCAGGATATGCCCCCGGCCGGGGGCTACCGGCAAGTGCAATACAAG CGCAACGTACCCGCCCGTGGTTTCCGACCCATTACCTACCTCGTTGGCATGCACCTTTTCATGGCCTACGGATACTACAAGCTCTTCCACGGTATTCGGGAACAGAA CGAACTCGCCCGTGAGAAGATTTGGGGTCGTCTACAcatcctccctctcctccaagccGAGGAAGACCGCGACCAGGCCCGCCGATATTTCTCCGACAAGGCGCGCGAACAGCAACTGCTGGGAGGCGAGACGAAGGTTTACAACTCTGACCG ATTCGTTCGTCCTACATATGCGTACACGCCGTCAAAGGTCATGAACTAA
- a CDS encoding karyopherin MSN5 (COG:U,Y;~EggNog:ENOG410PGU3;~InterPro:IPR016024,IPR011989,IPR040018,IPR013598;~PFAM:PF08389;~go_process: GO:0051168 - nuclear export [Evidence IEA]), which translates to MAAEDGLADGRMADIVRALELIHNPSSTNELRREALQFVESQKGSPSAARNGFLLASRRENDVLVRYFGLTLLDHVLRHTSFTATDEIVGLRDIVLKLAETIQPEDPAYIRNKIPQLWAEVAKRSWGLDWLDMDERLVQFWNASLVHKELVLLVLETLSEDIFYREDTVSSLRGTDLNRNLVEIYTPLVVFEQAHPERDNHVEIRCANEGWLARICEFLQDCIGNIQHSKQAKDAALKALANFKSVLVWSIPRAIHLSGCVQSIARAFTCNDEQVLLAAVEALHALYSRSAYDSEGFQPLVHIMYEAESLNVILKLFQWSVVGPEDIDDTKYTISKKLSEVVSYVAGFLEEKGFTIESSPGVDLPFFFHLMLNVVQHRSLTVSIPVLHIWSKLIASPKVGNLEVVVNLIPPLLTICTERLVHWESLPADSEDPTVIFLNEDIDTVPEKHAFVGNYRRYCSSIIETIVQKRPEEAIPHILLGVDGNLDNLYSGVKPFTAESFSKNSVPLMRADTQFAVVDATLKGYNKWVALHGRMPQQDEQRRAELESVLETWAYKLMQRSFEDPVLKQRIVKLVVDISSKALDKTPSFALKVLEYTLMTRLPDQPEFPAYSEAVKELHGLASHELRRLATRYADYFSTFYDLLEPKIQEITLANRVDDKLHMEFTSILLIIMQRANNIDPYLRQSRLASFLEPIQQAWQDDELRNMCSTFEGFCSMLGLQNVGPYMQSKQAQKLADWSEVTLDAEGKQVQEEMTQKFQQLPLRGTKTMLAVSTDKLKKAEPPYDIACTIWHDIIPTVLPTLLQLVSNAHAFHNPENWAGLPGDMRGIVERILTDRFWQAGISTGSRDDFYAKITASRVSLEGFASSVRGKIRAVRESCYSMLFSMSRLREHFYGFAELPGPLSQALFKDSPYLSSHQFSVLLNISRCLIDDCPVRFRSQFLPPMLSTLFTNIDRKVTSEWEIIEQRKAGLGDGDLADEMKSESILRQLTYSTVIMVASLLDPQRGDPDEEPADPSVPLPPPALSDSIRHFVLSSTEIFEPVMLFCTHALRMRDTRCCSIITRVIRSILQDFAPPNNSQTVITIREFISSEVLKACITSVHEPYFVDMQKDLAQLIASIWVLYGASTPTPKALILSLPGMTEQLVANTEAALVRSTSARQQRALVLDLLEGLRGISVAEQGKILGSREERRKARSALQERYMSNEMEGQQGHKVDINDGPDLSGVADMFG; encoded by the exons AGAGAAAACGATGTGTTGGTTCGCTATTTCGGGCTAACTCTTCTCGACCACGTCCTGCGCCATACTTCGTTCACTGCTACGGATGAGATTGTGGGCTTGAGGGATATCGTTTTGAAGCTTGCCGAGACCATTCAACCAGAAGACCCTGCATATATCCGCAACAAGATTCCGCAGTTATGGGCTGAGGTGGCCAAGAGGAGCTGGGGCCTGGATTGGCTGGACATGGATGAGCGCCTCGTCCAATTCTGGAATGCAAGTCTTGTGCATAAGGAATTGGTCCTTCTCGTTCTCGAGACACTTTCGGAAGATATATTCTACCGCGAGGATACCGTTTCGTCGTTGCGCGGAACCGATCTAAACCGAAATTTGGTGGAAATTTACACGCCCCTGGTTGTATTCGAGCAAGCGCATCCTGAACGCGATAACCACGTAGAAATCCGTTGCGCGAACGAGGGTTGGCTGGCCCGAATCTGCGAATTCCTTCAGGACTGCATCGGCAATATCCAACATTCGAAACAAGCAAAGGATGCTGCTCTGAAGGCTCTAGCCAACTTCAAGTCAGTGCTGGTGTGGTCAATACCTAGGGCTATTCATCTCTCGGGCTGTGTTCAGAGCATTGCCAGAGCTTTCACTTGCAACGATGAGCAGGTACTGTTG GCTGCGGTCGAGGCGTTACATGCGCTATATAGCAGATCAGCATACGACAGTGAAGGATTTCAACCTCTAGTACATATAATGTACGAAGCAGAGTCTCTCAATGTGATCTTAAAACTATTCCAGTGGTCGGTTGTTGGCCCCGAAGATATCGACGATACAAAGTACACAATATCCAAAAAGCTTTCTGAG GTGGTTTCCTATGTTGCGGGTTTTCTCGAAGAAAAAGGCTTTACTATTGAAAGTTCACCTGGTGTGGACTTGCCATTCTTTTTCCATCTCATGTTAAACGTTGTTCAGCATCGCAGTCTCACTGTGTCGATACCCGTTCTGCATATTTGGTCAAAACTAATTGCATCCCCAAAGGTTGGGAACCTAGAAGTTGTGGTGAATCTCATCCCACCATTACTAACCATCTGTACTGAACGTCTTGTGCATTGGGAGTCCCTCCCTGCCGATTCGGAGGATCCTACAGTAATATTTCTTAATGAAGATATTGACACTGTTCCGGAAAAGCATGCATTCGTCGGGAATTACCGTCGCTACTGTTCGTCCATTATCGAGACGATCGTACAGAAACGGCCCGAAGAAGCCATCCCCCACATTCTCCTTGGAGTTGATGGCAACCTAGATAACCTGTATAGCGGGGTCAAGCCATTCACTG CGGAATCGTTCTCAAAGAACTCAGTGCCTTTGATGCGCGCGGATACGCAATTTGCAGTGGTGGATGCAACCCTAAAGGGTTATAATAAATGGGTCGCACTTCATGGACGCATGCCCCAGCAAGAT GAACAAAGGCGCGCCGAGTTAGAAAGTGTTCTAGAAACTTGGGCATATAAGTTGATGCAAAGAAGCTTCGAG GATCCTGTCTTGAAGCAGCGCATCGTGAAACTTGTCGTCGACATATCCTCCAAAGCGCTTGATAAAACACCCAGTTTTGCGCTCAAAGTTCTGGAGTACACTCTCATGACACGTCTACCCGACCAACCAGAGTTTCCAGCTTATTCAGAGGCCGTAAAAGAGCTCCATGGGTTGGCTAGTCACGAACTACGTCGGCTTGCAACTCGCTATGCTGACTACTTTTCT ACCTTCTATGACCTTCTAGAGCCTAAGATCCAAGAGATTACCTTGGCCAACCGAGTAGACGACAAGCTTCATATGGAATTCACCTCTATCCTTCTTATTATCAT GCAACGTGCGAATAACATCGACCCTTACCTGCGCCAGTCGCGATTGGCCTCGTTTTTGGAGCCGATTCAGCAGGCCTGGCAGGATGACGAACTCCGCAATATGTGCTCAACCTTTGAAGGATTTTGTAGCATGCTCGGGTTGCAGAATGTAGGGCCATACATGCAATCGAAACAAGCTCAAAAGCTGGCGGATTGGTCAGAAGTGACTCTTGATGCGGAGGGCAAACAAGTCCAGGAGGAAATGACCCAGAAATTTCAG CAACTACCTCTGAGGGGTACGAAGACGATGTTAGCGGTCTCTACGGACAAGCTCAAGAAAGCGGAACCGCCATACGACATTGCCTGTACTATCTGGCATGACATAATCCCAACGGTCTTGCCAACTCTTTTGCAGCTTGTCAG CAACGCCCATGCGTTTCACAACCCAGAGAATTGGGCCGGTCTGCCTGGTGACATGCGGGGTATCGTTGAGCGGATTCTAACGGATAGATTCTGGCAAGCTGGTATATCGACTGGAAGTCGAGATGATTTCTACGCGAAAATCACCGCTTCTCGGGTGTCCCTTGAGGGCTTCGCGTCATCGGTGAGGGGGAAAATCAGGGCAGTTAGAGAATCCTGCTACTCAATGCTCTTCAGTATGAGCAGATTGCGCGAGCATTTCTACGGGTTTGCGGAGCTTCCTGGGCCGCTATCCCAAGCTCTTTTCAAAGACTCCCCTTATCTCTCCTCCCATCAATTTTCGGTCCTTCTCAACATCTCTAGGTGTCTAATCGACGACTGTCCTGTTCGCTTCCGAAGCCAATTCTTGCCCCCAATGTTGTCCACCCTATTCACCAATATCGACCGAAAAGTCACGTCGGAATGGGAGATCATTGAACAACGCAAAGCAGGACTGGGAGACGGCGACTTAGCCGATGAGATGAAGTCAGAGAGCATCCTGCGACAGCTGACATATTCAACTGTTATTATGGTGGCAAGCCTTCTGGACCCGCAACGAGGAG ACCCTGATGAGGAACCCGCGGATCCAAGTGTCCCCCTCCCGCCACCAGCACTGTCAGACTCGATCAGACACTTTGTCCTCTCTTCCACTGAAATATTCGAGCCAGTAATGCTTTTCTGTACCCACGCATTACGTATGCGTGATACACGGTGCTGTAGCATTATAACACGGGTCATCCGATCCATCCTGCAAGACTTTGCTCCCCCCAACAACTCACAAACAGTCATAACTATCCGCGAATTCATCTCCTCCGAAGTGCTAAAAGCATGTATAACGTCAGTGCACGAGCCATACTTCGTCGATATGCAGAAAGACCTGGCGCAACTCATCGCATCCATCTGGGTCTTGTACGGCGCAAGcacaccaacaccaaaggCCCTAATACTCAGCCTTCCCGGCATGACTGAACAGTTAGTAGCGAACACTGAAGCTGCTCTTGTGCGCTCCACATCAGCACGCCAGCAGCGAGCCTTGGTACTTGACCTCCTAGAAGGGCTCAGAGGTATCAGCGTTGCCGAACAAGGCAAGATTCTGGGATCTCGTGAGGAACGCCGCAAAGCACGAAGCGCTCTTCAAGAGAGATATATGAGCAACGAGATGGAAGGTCAACAGGGCCACAAGGTTGATATAAATGATGGACCAGACCTTTCCGGTGTTGCGGATATGTTTGGTTGA
- the trm10 gene encoding tRNA (guanine(9)-N(1))-methyltransferase (BUSCO:EOG09263760;~COG:U;~EggNog:ENOG410PKY7;~InterPro:IPR007356,IPR016653,IPR016009,IPR038459, IPR028564;~PFAM:PF01746;~go_function: GO:0008168 - methyltransferase activity [Evidence IEA]) encodes MEEEERPRKIQKVDVTEAHESEPLMTGAIESPQDDSSKHNDATHEIPAATTEKESETPTPGPDGSEPTTQKLSKRQMRRQARREQWEAERESRKVIRRQRAADKKNRKRAVWDEANKQGKNPSEEVRKLFPKIERPRKPTRLPLTLVIDCGFDDLMMEKERISLGQQLTRAYSENNKSPYNAHMVMSSFDKLLKERFETVLNSTHESWRGVRFLTEDWFHAANQAAELMQGPQGGELGGPFADKADAKPEDGEIVYLSSDSSETLTELKPYSTYIIGGLVDKNRHKGICHKRAIEMGIKTAKLPIGSYIQMASRPVLATNHVVEIMVRWLQLGDWGEAFMQTLPPRKGGVLRNSEKDQGDSTPHDDNGEPCSEEEAAPETVETAEANSNDAAESHNQAE; translated from the coding sequence atggaggaagaagagcggcCTAGGAAGATCCAAAAGGTGGATGTGACAGAGGCTCATGAGTCCGAACCGCTCATGACCGGCGCAATTGAAAGCCCGCAAGACGATTCCTCCAAACACAACGATGCGACGCATGAGATCCCTGCTGCGACCACAGAGAAGGAGTCGGAAACTCCAACCCCTGGCCCAGATGGGTCTGAACCTACCACACAGAAGTTATCAAAGAGACAGATGAGAAGGCAAGCGCGGCGGGAACAATGGGAAGCGGAACGAGAGTCGCGCAAGGTCATTCGCAGGCAAAGGGCTGCAGATAAAAAAAACCGAAAACGCGCAGTCTGGGACGAAGCAAATAAACAGGGCAAAAATCCGTCAGAAGAGGTGCGAAAGCTGTTCCCAAAGATCGAGCGACCCCGAAAGCCAACTAGACTTCCACTTACTCTGGTTATCGATTGTGGATTCGATGACCTTATGATGGAAAAAGAGAGAATTTCCCTGGGCCAACAACTTACCCGAGCATACTCGGAGAATAACAAATCACCATATAATGCTCATATGGTCATGTCATCTTTCGATAAATTGTTGAAAGAGCGTTTCGAAACAGTCCTCAACAGTACCCATGAGAGTTGGCGGGGAGTTCGCTTCTTAACAGAGGATTGGTTTCATGCTGCGAACCAGGCGGCCGAGTTAATGCAAGGGCCGCAGGGTGGGGAATTGGGTGGACCGTTCGCAGACAAAGCTGATGCGAAACCggaagatggagaaattGTATACCTCTCCAGTGACAGCTCGGAAACACTGACCGAACTCAAACCGTACAGCACTTatatcatcggcggcctAGTGGACAAGAATCGGCACAAGGGGATCTGCCACAAGCGAGCAATTGAGATGGGCATCAAAACCGCGAAGCTACCGATTGGAAGTTATATTCAGATGGCTTCGCGCCCGGTCTTAGCGACGAATCATGTCGTGGAAATTATGGTTCGCTGGCTACAATTAGGGGACTGGGGAGAGGCATTTATGCAGACACTGCCGCCACGGAAAGGGGGTGTTTTGAGGAACAGTGAAAAAGATCAGGGAGATTCGACGCCACATGATGACAACGGCGAACCGTGtagtgaggaagaagctgcgcCTGAGACAGTTGAAACTGCCGAAGCCAATAGTAATGACGCCGCTGAGAGTCACAACCAAGCTGAATAA